In Gopherus flavomarginatus isolate rGopFla2 chromosome 1, rGopFla2.mat.asm, whole genome shotgun sequence, a single genomic region encodes these proteins:
- the MMP7 gene encoding matrilysin has product MRYILLCTALFLPGRLALPVLLKPEPWSSGHLKRIQNYLDRFFPSINKADSRTLEDKIKEMQKFFHLTVTGKFNSETEEMMDQPRCGIPDVLDYSTFPGNPRWRKNLLTYRILNYTPDLPRFMVEEAIEKAFKVWSDVTPLKFQKVARREADILIRFAHGAHGDSFPFDGRGGILAHAFAPSSGLGGDAHFDEGEKWSQDHIGTNLFLVAAHEFGHSLGLGHSNVQGALMYPIYRYWNPDTFSLPDDDRQGIQKLYGRKSENF; this is encoded by the exons ATGAGATACATCctactctgcactgcactgttcCTGCCTGGAAGGCTTGCTCTCCCAGTTCTGCTTAAGCCAGAGCCATGGAGCTCTGGACACCTGAAGCGTATACAG aattACCTTGACAGGTTCTTTCCATCCATTAATAAAGCAGATAGCCGTACCTTAGAAGACAAAATTAAAGAGATGCAGAAATTTTTCCACCTGACTGTAACAGGAAAATTTAATTCAGAAACGGAGGAAATGATGGATCAGCCAAGGTGTGGCATCCCCGATGTATTAGATTACAGCACGTTTCCAGGAAATCCAAGATGGAGGAAGAATTTGTTGACTTACAG GATCCTTAACTATACACCTGATCTGCCTCGTTTTATGGTGGAGGAAGCAATCGAAAAGGCTTTTAAAGTGTGGAGTGAcgtgactccactgaagtttcAAAAAGTTGCCAGGAGAGAAGCAGATATCCTGATTCGTTTTGCACATGGTG CACATGGCGACTCATTTCCCTTTGATGGAAGAGGAGGAATACTGGCCCATGCGTTTGCACCTAGCTCAGGGTTAGGAGGAGATGCTCACTTTGATGAGGGCGAGAAGTGGTCACAAGATCATATAG GAACAAATTTGTTCCTTGTTGCTGCACATGAATTTGGTCATTCTTTGGGACTTGGTCATTCAAATGTTCAAGGTGCTCTGATGTACCCTATCTATCGCTACTGGAACCCAGACACCTTCAGCCTTCCAGATGATGACAGACAAGGA